A region of Dioscorea cayenensis subsp. rotundata cultivar TDr96_F1 chromosome 5, TDr96_F1_v2_PseudoChromosome.rev07_lg8_w22 25.fasta, whole genome shotgun sequence DNA encodes the following proteins:
- the LOC120260474 gene encoding syntaxin-71-like: MSVIDILTRVDAICKKYDKYDVDKQRGDAANVAGDDAFARLYSSVEADIEAALEKSEKAKLEKNRAAAVAMNAEIRRTKARLMEEVPKLQRLAVKKVKGLSGEELGARNDLVLALPDRIQSIPDGSATGAKQAGGWTASASRTEIRFDSTSDGNFESEYFHQTEESSQFRQEYEMRRLKQDQGLDVIAEGLDTLKNMAHDMNEELDRQVPLMDEIDTKVDKATSDLKNTNVRLKETVNQLRSSRNFCIDIILLCIILGIAAYLYNVLKK; encoded by the exons ATGAGTGTGATCGATATTCTCACGCGCGTTGACGCGATCTGCAAGAAATACGACAAGTACGACGTCGATAAGCAACGCGGGGATGCCGCCAACGTCGCCGGCGACGATGCTTTTGCCCGGCTATATTCCTCCGTCGAGGCTGACATCGAAGCCGCCCTCGAG AAATCGGAGAAGGCGAAGCTGGAGAAGAATCGGGCGGCGGCGGTGGCGATGAATGCGGAGATCCGGCGTACTAAGGCTAGGTTGATGGAGGAGGTGCCCAAATTGCAGAGATTGGCTGTTAAAAAG GTCAAAGGACTTTCTGGGGAAGAACTTGGAGCTCGTAATGACTTGGTTCTTGCCTTACCAGATAGAATTCAGTCTATTCCTGATGGGAGTGCTACTGGAGCAAAACAGGCAGGAGGTTGGACAGCTTCAGCATCTCGCACGGAGATCAGATTTGATTCTACTTCAG ATGGAAATTTTGAGAGTGAATACTTTCATCAAACTGAAGAATCCAGTCAATTTAGGCAGGAATATGAGATGAGGAGATTGAAACAG GATCAAGGTTTGGATGTTATTGCTGAAGGACTGGATACATTGAAGAACATGGCTCATGACATGAATGAG GAGTTGGACAGGCAAGTCCCTTTGATGGATGAAATTGACACCAAG gtTGACAAGGCCACATCGGATCTGAAGAATACTAATGTGAGGCTCAAGGAAACTGTCAATCAG TTGAGATCCAGTCGGAACTTCTGTATTGATATTATCTTGCTATGCATTATTCTGGGAATTGCCGCTTATCTGTATAA TGTATTGAAGAAGTAA
- the LOC120262152 gene encoding transcription factor MYB87-like, with translation MGKAPCCDKTKVRRGPWSPEEDILLINFAQKHGTGGNWMTLPQKAGLRRCGKSCRLRWMNYLRPDIKHGGYTEEEGYIISTLYKTIGSKWSIIASHLPGRTDNDVKNYWNTKLKKKVTTIAEDTEASQTPTPAIDHSIDQSKTFISELLNDLNEVSSKSSPGQESSNINIPDWFAYENGEMNTLLWELGFASSSDTSMQEIGDHIGGDSSMASIGSLWSFSETMPQSSATNELYI, from the exons ATGGGGAAAGCTCCATGCTGTGATAAAACAAAAGTTAGGAGAGGGCCTTGGTCTCCAGAGGAAGACATACTTCTTATAAACTTTGCTCAGAAGCATGGCACTGGTGGTAATTGGATGACTTTGCCACAGAAAGCAG GGCTTCGACGATGTGGCAAGAGCTGTCGATTACGGTGGATGAACTACCTCAGACCTGACATCAAGCACGGAGGTTACACTGAAGAGGAAGGCTACATCATTTccactctctacaagaccattggAAGCAA GTGGTCTATCATTGCTTCTCATCTTCCAGGAAGAACAGACAATGATGTAAAGAACTACTGGAACACAAAACTAAAGAAGAAGGTGACAACAATTGCAGAAGATACAGAAGCCTCTCAAACTCCAACTCCAGCCATTGATCATAGTATTGATCAATCCAAGACCTTTATCTCAGAACTCCTCAATGATCTCAATGAAGTCTCCTCTAAATCCTCTCCTGGCCAAGAGAGTAGCAACATTAACATTCCTGACTGGTTTGCATATGAAAATGGAGAGATGAATACATTGTTGTGGGAGTTGGGGTTTGCAAGTTCTAGTGATACTTCCATGCAAGAGATTGGAGATCATATTGGTGGTGATTCAAGCATGGCAAGCATTGGTAGTTTGTGGTCTTTTTCTGAGACCATGCCACAAAGTAGTGCTACTAATGAGTTATATATATGA
- the LOC120260097 gene encoding glucan endo-1,3-beta-glucosidase 8-like — MTAISMPNLAQSFYNGLLKRLAANQKTPLRPNTYIETYLFGLIDEDAKSIAPGAFEGHWGIFAFDGQPKYPLNLSGSPTLTTTKDVTYLPQQWCVYNPNTNFACTYADCTALSYGSSCNGLDEKGNASYAFNSFFQTQGQTDGSCDFQGLAMVTTQNYSHHFPVQIVGFHYSSASFASLSLLKMYQ; from the coding sequence ATGACGGCCATTTCAATGCCAAACTTGGCTCAGAGCTTTTACAATGGCCTTCTGAAGCGACTCGCTGCCAACCAAAAGACTCCTCTCCGGCCCAACACATACATTGAAACTTACCTCTTCGGTCTCATTGATGAGGATGCCAAGAGCATTGCTCCAGGTGCATTCGAGGGACATTGGGGGATCTTCGCCTTTGATGGCCAACCAAAGTACCCTCTCAACCTCTCCGGCAGCCCTACACTCACTACGACGAAGGACGTCACATATTTACCACAGCAGTGGTGTGTGTACAATCCAAACACGAACTTTGCGTGCACCTACGCAGACTGCACGGCACTCAGCTATGGGTCTAGTTGCAATGGCCTTGATGAGAAGGGCAATGCTTCGTATGCCTTCAATTCTTTCTTCCAGACACAAGGGCAGACGGATGGGAGCTGCGACTTCCAGGGGCTGGCAATGGTGACCACACAAAACTATTCCCACCACTTTCCTGTCCAGATTGTCGGTTTTCATTATTCTAGTGCTTCATTCGCATCCTTGTCGTTGTTGAAAATGTATCAATGA